From the Ochotona princeps isolate mOchPri1 chromosome 26, mOchPri1.hap1, whole genome shotgun sequence genome, the window GACAGCACACAGGTGACCTGGCACACGGTGTCAAGACTGGCTTTCCTCACTCCCACATCCCGAACCAAGATGGCTGGATGCTGGGCTTTGGACTAGGGGTAACATGTGTCACACCCTAGCTATCACAGAGAGGGGTCACTCTAGCAGTCCACAGTGTAGGCAGATCTGGAGCTGTGTGCCCTTGGCCTTGTGTCTTCTCCTCTCCGGCCCTCTACTGCAGGGGATAATGTGGAAATGAAACGTGTCCACAGAACACTCCAGCAACAGAACCCAGAAGAGAAGCATGGGCTGTAGAAGCTAAGGCAGATCTTAGGAATAGctgttctgggcccagtgtggtagtctagcagctaaagtcctcaccttgcacacgccgggatcccatatcggtgccggttctaatcttggcggctccacttcccttccagctccctgcttgtgacctaggagagcagtcaaggacggcccaaagccttgggactctgcacccgtgtgggagacctggaagagctcctggctcctggcttcggatcagcacagcaccagccgttgtggtcacttggggagtgaatcattgcatgaaagatatttctctctgtctctcctcctctctctctctctctctctctctctctctctctatatatatatatatatatatatatatatatatatatatatatatatatatgactttgcaataaaaataaataaatcttaaaaaaaaaaaaaagaatagttgtTCTGGGGACctacatggtggcacagcaagctactCCTCTGCCCTGTGAAGCTAGCATTCCATACaggtcccagttcaagtcctagttactccacttccaatctagttctctTCTTCCAGCCTGGAAACACAGCAGAgtatggttcaaggccttgggaccctgcgccttcTGTGTaagtccagagaaagctcctggctcctggtttcagatcagctcagctctgactgttgtagccacttggagagagagctggaggagggaagatctttctctttgtctctccctctcttcctgtaaatctgcctttccaataaaaataaataaatatcaaatttttaaagagttgttcTGTGCTACTCCAGGAAGAGTGCTTTAACTCAAAGCGTAATAGACGCTAGATAGTGTAGGCAGGTAAGACTCGCTCCTCTTCAAGCCACCTGCAGACCAACCTGCGGAGCAGTTCCAGAATGCTACAGCTCTGCACAGGCTCCATGTCATGTGGCTGCTTTGCGAGAGCTGGAGGGAGCCTGGAGGCAGGCACAGAACAGCTCTGCGTACTCAACTCCAGTTCTGCACACACAGGAACCTGGACACAAACAAGACCTGCCTCACATCGGATCCAGCAGGTTGCTAAGCGACCACTGCTGCCTGGCAGGAACGTGTGACCACTGTTTCTTGTGTCAACTCATTTTGCTAACATAATTAGAACTGAGGACTCAAACACAGCGTTTCATTATGCATCCCCTGCACAGTTAAGTCCATTATTATCTAGGGGCCCCAAGAGTGCTTGTCAGAGCAgggcaaaggaacagagaggtcAAGGGAGAGCCGAGGCCCTGGAGAAGGGCAGAGGCAAATGTGATTCATCACATCTCAAGGCAGAGGCGTGGCAAGGACCACAAGCCAGCCTGTGTGCTCACTCCATCCAGAGAACCTGGAGTGCTGTCAcccatgggtgcaggcacccaagtccttgagccctcaGGTGCTGTCCCCAAGCCCCAGGCAGctcatttacaggaagctgggatctggagCAAAACCAGGACTTTTACCCAGGGACTTTGACCTTGGATGCAGATGATCAAGTGAGGTCAGAGCCACCATGTCAAACACCTGCCCTtgaatgtattttttgaaaaagctaTTTTAGAGGTGGGCATcaggtacagtgggttaagcctctgctccAACGCCCACACAGCATACCACAGCCTGTGGGATCAAGCCCTGTGACTGTTCACGTGGGCCCtactgtgcatcctgggaggcagcagctgatgttgGAGTCCAGGCAGAGATAGCCAGATAGTAAACTTGAAATGGGAAAAATAGGAGGGGAGGAGACATGATGCCACAGCAGGCTAATCCcctgcttgcagcaccagcatctcatatgggtgccggttcaagtcccagttgctccacttcccagctccctgcttatggcctgagaaagcagtggaagatggcccaagacgttgggactctgtacctatgtgggagacccagaagaagcttctggctgctgacttcagatcacACCACCCCTTGCTGTGCTGCCATTTTGGAAGggacctagcagatggaagatttctctgtctctctccctctctctgcaattctgacttccaaataaataaatctttgcaactaaataaaaaatttcaaagatGTAAAGGTAAAACCAACCTCCAAACTAATAAATTgaacaagaaaacaaatattacaaCTTTTACTTGTTACTTTTTGAAACATGTATCAAGTTGAAAGATAGCACCTCCCAAGCACAGGAGCGTGGatctgctggggtggggggtacGGTGAAGTGGGGATCTGCTGGAAGTCAGGGGATACGATGATGTGGGAATCCCGAGGGACTGTGTGGACCATGGTacctggcacatcagcagggagctggatcagaagtggagcagctggtgctccaaccagcacccatattgcaCCTTGATGCCAGTCTCATGGAAAAACAGATTAGTCAGTCAAGGTCTGGGTCATGAGAAGGCACAAGCATGACTAAGGTGAAGAAGCCCAGATGGCAGCAGGCCACACCTGGCCGCATGGCCCTGGGCCTCCGTTTCCCCACACCTGGCTGCAGGGCCCTGGGCCTCTGTTTCCCCACATCTGgccccacagccctgggcctcCGTTTTCCCACACCtggccccaaggccctgggcctccGTTTCCCCACACCTGGCCGCACGGCCCTGGGCCTCCGTTTCCCCACACCTGGCCCCACggccctgggcctcagtttccccacaccTGGCCCCACGGCCCTGAGCCGCTGTTTCCCCACACCtggccccaaggccctgggcctccGTTTCCCCACACCtggccccaaggccctgggcctcagtttccccacacctggccccacagccctgggcctcagtttccccacacctggccccacggccctgggcctcagtttccccacaccTGGCCGCACGGCCCTGAGCCGCTGTTTCCCCACACCTGGCCGCATGGCCCTGGGCCTCCGTTTCCCCACACCTGGCTGCAGGGCCCTGGGCCTCTGTTTCCCCACACCtggccccaaggccctgggcctccGTTTCCCCACACCTGGCTGCAGGGCCCTGGGCCTCCGTTTCCCCACACCTGGCCGCACGGCCCTGGGCCTCCGTTTCCCCACACCtggccccaaggccctgggcctcagtttccccacaccTGGCCCCACGGCCCTGAGCCGCTGTTTCCCCACACCTGGCCCCACAGCCCTGAGCCGCTGtttccccagctgctctgcaaatGAATCCAGACTCcctggcctctcccctccccagagTCGAGTGGCCCAGGCAGTACTGTGACACAGGGACTGGATCTCTCTGCACTCTCCTCCTGCCAAGACTTGAAAGCCTGACTGAGCAAGCTGCTCCCTTGTCAGTGGCCAGTGAGCCAGTGGTGCCCACAGGCCTCCTTGTTCTTTGGCAGCCCACAGGCTGAGTGTCCCATCCCCACCTTCCCACCTGTTTTGTGCCCTGGGGCCGGTAGACAGCCCTGCCTCCATCTGGAAGCCCGTCTTGGCCACCAGCGCAGACCCGACCTGCCCTGCCAGAAGACAGCAGCAGCCTCTGTGCTCAATGTATAATTGATGTGCCCCATTTCCATTGCCAAGGGCAGCCCAGAAAGCACACTTGATCCTGCACAGCGACACAGCCCTCTGGGATGGGTGTACTCCACCCACAGCCACAGGCAACTTTAGGGAAGAACTGTGTTTTACTGGGCCTCTTCACTAGGCCAGGGACTGAAGAACCACAgcacaatttcttcttctttttatttgaaagactgaattacaaagagagagagagagagatcttccattcacaagttcaccccccaaaaggccacaatgactggagctgggccagtcaagGGATTGAAGCCACAGCCCCCGCCCCCCGGGACCATGAGCGTAGCTCTGGGTAGCAGGGCAAGGCTGGTCCGAGTCCTAGCCTTAGGTTAAGACAGTAACAGGGCGCCCACTTTCCAGCCCTTCAGCCTCCAGAACCACAGGGGGgcatacatttttctttaaatcccCCCAGTTGGAGCCAGAAGGAGCCAAGTCCACCAGGGGACTAATGCAGCCccgaaagcagtggaagatggcacacatgcttgggtgcctgcaccaacatgggaccCCCTGATGGAGCCCctcctttggcctggtccagccccagctgttgtggccatttggagagtcaaccagcagatggaagatctgtgtgtgtgtgtgtgtgtgagagagagagagagagagagagagagacagagagagagacagagagagagagagagtgtgtccctcctttcctttaactctgcctttcaaataaataaataaacacatctttaaaaaataataataatgcagatGACCGTGCAGGCAGCCAGTGAGTGGTTATGCAGGGAGTTGCCAGACGCCCTAGGAGGGGATGTTTGTTCTCACACTGTGGTTTGGGGTTAGGTCTCCAGCAGCGCAACTGGGGCGCAGGCACCCCACGCAGTACCTCACAGTGCTCAGCAGAAGGCGCTGCTGAACCTGGCTTCACTCACAGCCCTGCAACTCCCCCACCCCCTATCCCTGTCTGCCAATCAGACAACAGATCAACAGGCTCTACTTTGGCCCAGACTCCAGTCGCCCCGCTGTGGGACCCCAGATGTGTGGCTGCTTGGCCCCACTTCCCTAGATGGCAGGCACAGAAACTGGAGCTCTGAAGTCAGCTCACCCCGCCAGGACAGAGAAGGGCTGGAAGCTAAGGAGGGCAGGAAGCAACCAGGACGCCTGTGCACAGGGACAAGGAACCCCGGGCAGTGCCTGTGGGTGGCACCcatgcagagctgggctggattGGTTTTCCTCAGCATCAAGCACAACTTTTCATCCAATCAAAAGGAGGGCAAGGAGCATGGCACTGGGAGGTCCCATGTGCCTGTGACTTGCATCACGAATGCCAGGACACTTCCCCATGGATGGATTATCCCGTCTGTCTCACCACCTGCCctcccccccagccccccccccccgttgtTCCACAGATGTCACGCAGGGCGCTGTCCCCGAGCAAGATCAAAAAAGGCCTGCCTTTTTGCTCTCGGTCCTGCTGAGGGAGAAAGACGGACACTCCCACATGGTAACAAGTCAAACGTACAGGTGGCCGGCAGTCAGGCCCAGTGTGTTTGCGAGTGAGGTCCTCTCCTTCCCACCAGGTGTCTAGCTGCTGCCAAGGACCAGGATGGGCGCACGCtggggtttggggtgggggtgcccagcagccctgggaatgCCTCCAAAGCTGCAGATTGTCTTCTTCCAAAAAAACACATTCGCTCTGCTGGCCGGTGGGTTTAACGCTCTTCTCCACCACGGGCAGCCCCAACTTCTTCCTGTCTATTACTCGAAGCCCCAGTTGTGCAGCAACGGTGGTCACGCAGGAGATCACGCTGAAGACTTACGAGGGAATATAGCGGATCAGGAGTGCAAGAAACCACCCCCAAGAAGGGGTCAGTGGGATTCCATGGGGAGGCAGTAACAAGGTCGGGAGCGGCTCAGCACCCAGATCCAACTGCAGCCAGCTCTGGGGAGGATATGGAAATGAGAGCCCAGGAAGAAACCGCCTCCCACCACACCTGTGCCCCACTTGGCTGCCTCAGAGCCCCTCTTCCTCTCGCTCAGCCCACATGGAGGGCTGActctcctgctgctccctgctgaaCACCCAACCACCTGGCAGAGCCTCTTTGTCTTACTCTCTCTCCCACTACCCCATCCCAAATTCCAGAGGAGCCAGTAAAGGCTATGGATGAGACCAGAGGAATGGAAAGAGCTTGGAGGGGCCTGGACAGACGCGGGGGACACAGGGCCTTGTAGGTATTCCAAAGAACTTAGACTTTGTTCCAAGATGGAGCACCGTTAGAGGTTTTTAAATAGATGGTATGACTTcagcatatattttttaagatgaaaAGCAGACATTGGTGTTCATTTTGGGAACCTGGAatgatccagaaaaaaaaaaaacacacacacacctttgatCCAGGTTTGCCAAGCACCCTTTGATCCAGGTTTGCCAAGCACCCTTTCCCAGATAAGTGAGGTCATGTCCCCCTTCAGGGTTTCCAGGAACAAAGGGACATTAAGGGCATGGGTGAGAGCCTTCTGCAAGAAGGTACTGCCTAACTTCTTCCCGTGCGAGACCTGAGGTTCAGACAAGccttccccaggcctggcccaggacagcCTGGCCACACCCACGCTACAAGCATCAGCCCACCTGCCTGCAATGGGGCGTGTACCTTGGAACAAAGTCCACCAGAGGGCGCTGTAGCTGTAGTCCTTCAGCCGACCACCCTTCCCCAGACCTCCCAACACGCCCCTCAAAACAATCTGTCCCGGGAGCACCCCACCTCAAAACGCCCACAACAGTCGGAATCCGGCCAGTTGGAAGACGGCATcctggaactcaattcagatgTCCAGCCTTGGGTGGCAGGGTGtgtgagctgccacctgctgtccccGGAGCTgcaggtagcaggaagctggacaggaagcggaggTAGCTGGGCTTGAACCCCCACGGTGGGAGCCCCAGGTAGCAATTAGACGCTCTACCACACATCCGCCCCAGTGAACAAGCTAAGGCAAAAATATGAATATCGGTGATTATATTTACTGATTGATTTCACtttattcactttccaaatgattcGAAATGTTCTTCGATTTTTAAAGCCACttttcaagttttttaaaaaggatgctacCGCCCTCTAGGGGACGTTTTGTAAAGCCCATCCGAGGAGGGACGCTCTATTGACACACTAGATACTAAGTAAATCCgagggcttttgttttgttttgtttgctttaaccGCAAAGTTGATGGCTGGTTGAAAAAGAGTGTAAACCAACACAGCACTCCCGTGGCGCCTAGCTGACAAGAACTGAGCAAAGAGGAAAGCGCTTCCCCGCAGGCTCCCACAGCCCCAGGCACTCGGAGGTCCAGCCTGACTGCTGGCTGAGGCCTGGCTGAGGCCCGGGTGCAGGGACAGGCGAGCCAAGCAGCGTCCCCAGGAGCCAGGGCGCAGGGGGGATCTCACGCCAGACATATCGTCCAGGCCTCCGTTGGCCAGGAGGGCCCAGACTGAGGATCAGCGGTGGCGGCCTCTTCTGGGGCCCGGGAAGTCCTCCTCCCCTGCGGATGCACAGCCCGATTCTCTGCCCACGGTGACCGACGTGGCTACTTGTGTACGTGAGCTATAGGATCTATAGGATCGGGACTGGGGATCAGAGAGAGAGCACCTAGCTCCTCCTCACACGACGCTTCTGCCGCTTCCCTCCCCAGTCCCCAGTCCCCAGTCCCCAGTCGCCAGTGACTAAGCCCAGTGGCTGGGAGCTGCTCTGCGTTTGACACCATTCTCCTCTGCCAGACTTGCAGCCAGCATTCAGTGCCCCACTCGCCTGCtcatcctcctccaggaagccccacAGCCATCCCACAGGACAGCGCCCTGCCTCCTCTGTGCTCTCAGCTCTGTCTGGACCCCTGAGGCCCCCATGGCACACTCACCATGTCCTCCTGATGATGtaacccagggcagggcagggtagaCCCTTCCTGTCCACCACAGCATCGATCCCAGGGCCACCACCAGGCTTTGGGTTGAGGGGTTGAGTCAGGGCTTCAGAGCTTGGTGCAAAAATCTGCCCAGTCCAATTGCCCACACTCAGAAGCAGTGACCCAACCTGAGTCAGCGCCCCACAGGAGCACTGGGTACACACATCTCCCAGGACACCTCTGGACAAGGGGCACATAAGTGGGCAGGCCACAGGACGAGCTGTTCTGCCTGCGAGGTCTGGTGCTGTTCATGCAGATGGATCCGGGGCTCTGGGGACAGTGGCTGCTGCTCACCCACAGGAGCCTCTCTCACCTCAAGCCCTGAATGAAGGGTGCACGGAGGCCCGCACAGGTCCCCTCTGCCCACTGTTCCAGGGTCCTGGAGATAAGGCCTTGTAAGCCTGGGCCCAAACAAAGCATGCCATCTACTGCTTCCGGGCCTGGTCCACCTGCCATCTCCCCTGGTCCCTCCACGACAGCTGGGACAAGGGGACAAAGTCCACAGGAGACAGCCCAACCCTgtcctgcctccccccacccacatggaagtGAAGACAGGAGCCATGTTTGCATATGACTGTATTCATGTTTCTCTGAGCTCCAGGGATGTGGTAGGGTGAAGGTTTGCCAGGAGATCCTCTTCAACATCCGGCTCTGATGGAGGGGGCTTGTCTTTGTTTGTTATACGCGCTATCAGGGCACCCAAACCTGCCCCAGCTGCACCCAGGATGGCCTTGGTTGATGCGGCGAGTCCTGCAGCACctacagaagagacagagggtgagCCCTGAGCTGAACAGGGagacaggcagcagcacccaggcTTTGAGGCTGATGACACCCTGGACACTCACCCGCGGACTGCAGCGTGGCCACCAGGCTGCCCGCAGCCACTCCACCCCCATTGGCCACGGCCGCGGCAGACATCATGCTGGAAGCGATGGAGGAGGCAGCGATGCCCCCCGCGGTGAAGCCCAAAGCGCCCAGGACCATGGGCGCGGCTGCCACTGTAACAGCTACAAGAATAAAAAGGGCCTGATGGGGTCTCTGAGAAACCACTGTCAGCTCCTGCGGGCTGCGAGCAGACAGGTGAAGGGGACGCTCCCTTCCCTATGCCACCGGTCCTCCCTGCCACTCTCCAACCGCCTTCCGCCCCACCACCTGCCACCACACCCCACTGACAACGGTCAGTGAATGACTGGCCACGGCTTGGAGTTGGACAACTCACTTGCTCCAACAGCAGCACCAACTCCTTCTCGAAGTCCTAGaacgagacagagaaaaagggacaAAGGCAGGAATGGGTCAGAAAGTGACCGAACTGCCCTCACTGCCCAGGGCGGGAGAGACACTCACCAACCATTGTAGAGCTGAGCCTGTTCCAACACTAATGAGGAAAGTCAAGAACGGGCGGGGATTTATTTGTAGCTCCGGGTGACACCCCTGACGCTGCCCGCCCCAGGTGGACTCCACCCACCTCCCCGCCTCTACTCACTGGTTGGCCGGCACTTCCAGAAACTGGCTTGGAAGGTGGGAAAGGGCTTCGCGAGCACGGGGTGACTGTGTAAAAGGAAACGGAGCTTACTGATAACAGAAGATTACATACAGACTTATTTATGGGTGCTGGGGTGCATTTCCCGAGGGGCAGAGCAAGCAAGCCTGACATCACAATCAGCTCTTGGAACACAATCACTCTGGAAGGGACGCAGTGCCGCAAGCCTCCTCAAGGTGGCGAGCGAGGCGAGCTAGGCACTGATCACCTGCCCGGCTTCCCTGCAGCTGAGGCTGCACCTGCTAGCagcctcccccagctcccaggctgtTTTCCTGCTCTGCAAGGGGTCAGCCGCCCCACCTCGCGGAACAGATGCAGAAGATCCCCTGGAAGTCTCCACATGGCTCTGAGGCTCCTGTCACTCCATGCTCCCCATGACCTGATACCACTGGACACCTCTGCCCAGGGTCCTGGCACACACCCCAGAGGAAATGATGAAAGTTACACTTCTGTCCTTTCTTGCAGGGATGACGGTAGGCTTTGTGTTGAGTCTCGTGATGAGGACATTTATAAAAGGAGCAATGAGGATGGCAGGGAGAACACAAgtttgggggccagtgttgtggtgtagtggtcaAAGCCAACACCTGCAATGCTGCCGTCTCAtgggggcactggtttgtgtcccacgtctgatcctgttccctgataatgacctgcaGAAAGCAGCTGCCCcatgggagacacggatgaaactcctgacgccactgcaggcatctgaggagtgagccagtgaatggtaAAGAAATCTTCATGAAACACAGTGTTACTCAGAAATAGCCTTGTAGGTGTTTGAGGAGCAAGCCTCCCACTGTCCACAAGAGGTGTGCAGGGGAAGGCTCCAGCAAGATGTGGGGGTTGGGGCCCAGCACTGCGGCACAGCTGGAAAACTCCTGCCTTCCATGCCAGCATGCCCTGGGGATGCCGactggaggcccagctgctcccctctggatccagctccctgctaatgtgcctgggaaaggggtggaggatggcccaagtgcttggatccctgcagccacatggaaggctgggaagaagctcctggcttctctctggcccagccttggtcatttTGATTTGGGGGGAGTCAAGCAGCACATAGAagactgtctctctctgtgtgtgtgtctatttcaCTCTCTACCTGGTTCCACATTCATGCAGGGGCCTTGCCTACCTGCCTACCTGCCCTTCGAACTGAACTCCTCACACTTGTGTTCTCACCTGAGCCTCTTTGATAGCACTGGGACCTCACACTCAGGCAAATACCAGGAGacaacagacaaacaaacaaataaacaaacagaaagcctctcccttggggagtgaccagaaacagcccagggcccaggctgggaCCCAGTGATCCTGGGAGAGTGGCAGATGATGTGATGCCATGCCAGGTGCCCCACTCACCGCAGGTGCCCAGGTACACAGGATCCACCCAGGCTAAGACTAAA encodes:
- the LOC101527052 gene encoding interferon alpha-inducible protein 27-like protein 2A translates to MVLGALGFTAGGIAASSIASSMMSAAAVANGGGVAAGSLVATLQSAGAAGLAASTKAILGAAGAGLGALIARITNKDKPPPSEPDVEEDLLANLHPTTSLELRET